One Actinospica robiniae DSM 44927 genomic region harbors:
- a CDS encoding alpha/beta fold hydrolase gives MTKNFASEARSAPTSPPAPPIGGFQEVGGHRLWVHEVGSGGPAVVFLPGAGASGLDYLAAQQGVSEFCTALVYDRGGSGYSDRVPLPRTASAVAEELRELLRALDLAGPYILVAHSLGGAYAHRFAQLYPHDVAGLVWLDGFHRDWDTFMPTAASPAAGGQTELVLEKTRAMRPALRAMFTELVAGYPEQLQQPLIDAHLSDEWLRVGIVERGTLVALADELRGGPGLPDVPLIAITAEGVDPGPQAQIPEQALRAIHEGMRKMAAAVAGSVTSGEHRVVSGVGHLQLCFTHADIVVGAVLDVVDRVTRAA, from the coding sequence GTGGGTGCATGAGGTGGGCAGCGGCGGGCCGGCCGTGGTCTTCCTGCCGGGCGCGGGTGCCTCGGGGCTGGACTACCTCGCTGCGCAGCAAGGGGTTTCAGAGTTCTGCACTGCGCTGGTCTACGACCGTGGCGGCAGCGGATACAGCGATCGGGTTCCGCTGCCGCGCACTGCGTCCGCGGTCGCTGAGGAGCTGCGCGAGTTGCTCCGCGCTCTGGACCTCGCCGGGCCGTACATCCTCGTCGCGCACTCTCTCGGCGGCGCCTATGCGCATCGGTTCGCGCAGCTCTACCCGCACGATGTGGCCGGGCTGGTATGGCTGGACGGCTTCCATCGCGACTGGGACACGTTCATGCCAACCGCGGCGAGCCCTGCCGCGGGCGGGCAAACGGAACTGGTCCTCGAGAAGACCCGCGCGATGCGTCCGGCTCTCCGCGCGATGTTCACCGAGCTGGTGGCGGGATATCCGGAGCAACTGCAGCAGCCGCTGATCGATGCGCACCTCAGCGACGAATGGCTGCGGGTAGGCATCGTCGAGCGGGGCACCTTGGTCGCGCTCGCGGACGAGCTTCGAGGCGGGCCGGGGCTTCCCGACGTGCCGCTGATCGCGATCACTGCGGAGGGCGTCGATCCCGGCCCACAGGCGCAGATTCCGGAGCAGGCGCTGCGTGCAATTCATGAAGGGATGCGGAAGATGGCCGCTGCCGTGGCGGGTTCGGTGACGTCGGGGGAGCATCGCGTCGTGTCCGGCGTCGGCCACCTCCAGTTGTGCTTCACGCACGCTGACATCGTGGTCGGCGCGGTGCTCGACGTCGTCGATCGGGTGACCCGCGCCGCGTGA